The following proteins come from a genomic window of Leptospira andrefontaineae:
- a CDS encoding glutathione S-transferase N-terminal domain-containing protein, giving the protein MKLFQYDTCPYCAFVRGHFSEMGLKEGKDYELVEASRGTPGRDEVLRLGGLSQVPFLVDGDIKMYESRDIVDYVKSKMQKLGIVT; this is encoded by the coding sequence ATGAAACTCTTCCAATACGATACCTGCCCTTATTGCGCTTTCGTTCGTGGCCATTTTTCAGAAATGGGTCTGAAAGAAGGTAAGGACTACGAATTGGTAGAGGCCAGTAGAGGAACCCCAGGTAGAGATGAAGTCCTACGTTTAGGAGGACTTTCTCAGGTTCCTTTTCTGGTAGATGGTGATATCAAAATGTATGAGTCCAGAGACATTGTGGACTATGTAAAAAGTAAGATGCAAAAATTAGGAATTGTAACCTAA
- the clpA gene encoding ATP-dependent Clp protease ATP-binding subunit ClpA has protein sequence MTLSEELEKSLNQARTEALKRRNEYITLEHILLSLTYDPVAAEVLLACGADLDQLRSELKEYLDTEMESVPESFGEIEPEYTIGAQRVLQLAAFHVQSTEKKKLDGGYVLASLFREDQSHAVFFLGRQDISRFDVVRYISHGIKKSGEKVGEGNSTDETSKKQSGDALADFCVNLTEKASLGKLDPLVGRAEEIERTIHILARRRKNNPIFVGDAGVGKTAIVEGLALQIVNGKVPDVLKNTKVYSLDMGLLLAGTKFRGEFEERLKNVVQAISSDPDNVLFVDEIHTIIGAGAVSGGSLDASNLLKPALSNGELRCIGTTTYKEYKAIFEKDHALSRRFQKLEVNEPSVEETIQILKGLLPKYEQFHSVKYSSGAVEEAAKLAERYILDRKLPDKAIDLIDEAGAKVKLRESSKSKIVTVKEIEELVSKISKIPPRTVKADDREKLKNLDEELKGKIYGQDKAVIELVQAIRLSRSGLSEPGKPVGSFLFAGPTGVGKTELSKQLAAILGVEFIRFDMSEYMEKHTVSRLIGSPPGYVGFEQGGQLTDAIVRTPHCVLLLDEIEKAHEDIYNILLQIMDHATLTDNNGRKADFKQVILIMTTNTGARERASNPLGFDNTALTDRGLKAIEKQFSPEFRNRLTAVIEFASLDEGTVSKVVRKQLELLETRLKEKSIQLHYGEDVLIWIAKKSYDPLFGARPVQRWIDSNISKKLSEEILFGELKNGGDVNLEIQNEELKLVFRSREK, from the coding sequence ATGACATTATCCGAAGAACTAGAAAAATCTCTTAACCAAGCAAGAACGGAAGCCCTCAAAAGAAGAAACGAATACATCACTCTTGAGCATATTCTTCTTTCCTTAACTTATGATCCTGTTGCTGCAGAGGTTCTCCTTGCTTGCGGTGCGGACCTGGATCAATTACGCTCCGAATTAAAAGAATATTTAGATACTGAAATGGAATCGGTTCCAGAATCCTTTGGGGAAATCGAGCCTGAATATACAATTGGAGCTCAAAGAGTTCTTCAGTTAGCTGCATTTCATGTACAATCCACTGAGAAGAAAAAATTGGATGGAGGTTATGTATTAGCCTCTCTGTTTAGAGAAGATCAGTCTCATGCAGTTTTCTTTTTAGGAAGACAGGATATTTCCCGCTTCGATGTGGTTCGTTATATTTCTCATGGAATTAAAAAATCAGGTGAGAAGGTAGGAGAAGGTAATTCTACTGACGAGACTTCCAAAAAACAAAGTGGAGATGCTCTCGCTGATTTTTGTGTGAATCTGACAGAAAAAGCGAGTCTTGGTAAATTAGATCCTCTGGTAGGAAGAGCAGAAGAAATAGAAAGAACCATTCATATTCTTGCAAGAAGAAGGAAAAACAATCCTATCTTCGTAGGAGATGCAGGAGTTGGAAAAACTGCAATTGTGGAAGGGCTTGCTCTTCAAATCGTAAATGGAAAAGTTCCGGATGTATTAAAAAATACGAAAGTATATTCCTTGGATATGGGATTACTTCTGGCAGGAACAAAGTTTAGAGGAGAATTCGAGGAGAGACTGAAGAATGTAGTGCAGGCAATTTCTTCAGATCCGGACAATGTGCTTTTTGTCGATGAGATCCATACTATCATAGGTGCAGGCGCTGTATCGGGAGGATCTTTAGATGCTTCTAACCTTTTGAAACCTGCACTTTCTAATGGAGAACTTCGTTGTATTGGAACTACAACATATAAAGAATACAAAGCAATATTCGAGAAGGACCATGCACTTTCTAGAAGATTCCAAAAATTAGAAGTAAACGAACCGAGTGTAGAAGAGACCATCCAGATCTTAAAAGGACTTCTTCCTAAATACGAACAATTCCACTCCGTTAAATATTCTTCAGGTGCTGTAGAAGAAGCAGCAAAACTCGCGGAACGTTATATCTTAGATCGCAAACTTCCGGACAAAGCGATCGATCTAATCGACGAGGCAGGGGCAAAAGTTAAACTCAGAGAAAGTTCTAAATCCAAGATCGTAACTGTAAAAGAGATCGAAGAATTAGTATCAAAAATTTCTAAAATTCCTCCAAGAACTGTTAAAGCGGACGATAGAGAAAAACTGAAAAACTTGGATGAAGAGTTAAAGGGTAAAATTTACGGCCAAGATAAGGCGGTGATTGAGCTAGTCCAAGCGATCCGACTGTCCAGAAGTGGATTATCAGAACCTGGAAAACCTGTGGGTTCTTTCTTATTCGCAGGGCCTACCGGAGTGGGTAAAACAGAATTATCTAAACAACTTGCCGCTATCTTAGGTGTGGAATTCATCCGATTCGATATGAGTGAATACATGGAAAAGCATACTGTATCTCGACTCATAGGCTCTCCTCCAGGTTATGTTGGCTTTGAACAGGGTGGTCAATTGACCGATGCGATCGTTCGCACTCCACATTGTGTTCTTCTATTGGATGAGATCGAAAAAGCACATGAGGATATTTATAATATTTTGCTCCAGATCATGGACCATGCCACTCTAACTGATAATAATGGTAGAAAAGCAGATTTTAAACAAGTAATTCTGATCATGACCACAAATACAGGTGCTAGAGAACGAGCTTCGAACCCATTAGGATTTGATAATACTGCTTTGACCGATAGAGGGCTAAAGGCAATCGAGAAACAATTTTCTCCGGAATTTAGAAATAGACTTACCGCGGTCATTGAATTTGCATCACTTGATGAAGGTACTGTTTCCAAGGTCGTTCGTAAACAATTAGAGCTTCTGGAAACCAGGCTGAAAGAGAAAAGTATTCAACTTCATTACGGAGAGGATGTTCTAATCTGGATCGCTAAAAAATCCTACGATCCTCTTTTCGGAGCAAGGCCGGTCCAGAGGTGGATCGACTCTAATATTTCCAAAAAACTATCTGAAGAGATCTTGTTCGGAGAATTAAAAAACGGCGGGGATGTGAATTTGGAAATACAAAACGAGGAACTTAAATTAGTCTTCCGTTCTAGAGAAAAATAA
- a CDS encoding BolA family protein codes for MQDMFIEMERLLRNGLSPAELKIEDFSEQHAGHSGNPSHKKRGTHIRIFISSPEFQGKSLLEQHRSVYQIMDPFLKEWGVHAIELKTSIP; via the coding sequence ATGCAAGATATGTTTATCGAAATGGAAAGACTTTTGAGAAACGGACTCTCTCCAGCCGAATTAAAAATAGAGGACTTTTCAGAACAACATGCAGGCCATTCAGGAAATCCTAGTCATAAAAAAAGAGGGACTCATATCCGGATCTTTATCTCAAGCCCTGAGTTCCAAGGAAAGTCACTTTTGGAACAACATAGATCCGTTTACCAGATTATGGATCCATTCCTAAAAGAATGGGGCGTCCATGCTATAGAATTAAAGACATCTATCCCTTAG
- the ggt gene encoding gamma-glutamyltransferase, translating into MSFRTVRPNPKSFFLLSILLLLVFTSCKKNVLFIEGREVSTQNLVTPKFGIDPNTLFAESKKIMISTDSIDSSKVGLEIYKKGGNTIDVAVASSFAVSVTRPSSTGIGGGGFLVYHHAKSGKSYAFDFRERAPSLANRNMYKGRPKEESLLGYKSVGVPGMVAGLIQIHKKFGKLPLKEVLAPAIRLAEHGFIVYPDLSEAIQESEQDMSPGMKKIFIPGGKIPEPGEVLVQKDLAKTLKIISETGDKDFYTGAIAKALAEEVSANGGAIHFADLKNYKVKEEKPLEITYRNYNIRTMFPPSSGVHLFTMLKMLETKELHSMFDFSQSDYYHFLAEVMRRGYSDRAVLGGDPGYTKIPVETLVSSEYAKEKISDFNPTKSTPSSTYLDRLNLKAESHETTHISVVDAEGNAVSTTHSINYRFGAAVVLEGYGFVLNDTMDDFSRSPGEPNVYGLIGAEANSIQPGKTPLSSMSPTIVLKNGETFLVTGAPGGSYIVNAVLQSILFTLDLNLTLYESVARGRIHHQFFPDALSIEGPATDTATFNQLKAKKHEVRLGNNMAKLFCVKRENGTLYGAADPRGDGIPVGE; encoded by the coding sequence ATGTCTTTTAGAACGGTTAGACCTAATCCCAAAAGTTTCTTCCTACTTTCTATTTTACTTCTTCTTGTTTTTACTTCTTGTAAGAAGAACGTTCTATTCATCGAAGGAAGGGAAGTTTCTACCCAGAACCTTGTAACTCCTAAGTTTGGGATAGATCCGAACACTTTATTTGCAGAATCCAAGAAGATCATGATCTCTACGGATTCAATTGATTCTTCCAAGGTCGGATTAGAGATCTATAAAAAGGGAGGAAACACGATCGACGTTGCGGTTGCTTCTTCCTTTGCAGTTTCCGTTACTCGTCCTTCTTCCACAGGGATCGGTGGAGGTGGATTTTTAGTCTATCACCATGCTAAATCCGGAAAATCATACGCTTTTGATTTTAGAGAAAGAGCACCTTCTTTAGCAAATCGTAATATGTATAAGGGACGTCCTAAGGAAGAATCCTTACTCGGATATAAATCAGTTGGTGTTCCTGGAATGGTGGCGGGTCTTATTCAGATCCACAAAAAGTTCGGAAAACTTCCATTAAAAGAAGTTTTAGCTCCCGCAATCCGATTGGCGGAACATGGATTTATAGTATACCCTGATCTTTCCGAGGCAATCCAGGAATCGGAACAGGACATGAGTCCCGGTATGAAAAAGATCTTTATTCCGGGAGGAAAAATCCCCGAGCCAGGCGAGGTATTGGTCCAAAAAGATCTGGCAAAAACTCTTAAGATCATTTCAGAAACTGGAGATAAGGATTTTTATACCGGGGCAATTGCAAAGGCACTCGCAGAAGAAGTTTCCGCAAACGGGGGAGCTATTCATTTTGCCGATCTGAAAAATTATAAGGTAAAAGAAGAAAAACCTCTAGAGATCACTTATAGAAATTATAATATTCGGACCATGTTCCCTCCTTCTTCCGGAGTTCATCTTTTTACTATGTTAAAGATGTTAGAAACCAAAGAACTTCATTCTATGTTCGATTTTTCCCAAAGTGATTATTACCACTTTTTAGCGGAAGTCATGAGAAGAGGGTATTCTGATAGGGCAGTCTTAGGCGGAGATCCCGGATATACAAAGATCCCGGTCGAAACTTTAGTCTCTTCTGAGTATGCTAAAGAAAAAATTTCAGACTTCAATCCTACTAAGTCGACCCCTAGTTCTACCTACTTAGATAGATTAAATTTAAAGGCGGAGTCTCACGAGACCACTCATATCTCAGTTGTGGATGCAGAAGGAAATGCAGTTTCTACCACTCATTCTATCAATTATAGATTTGGCGCAGCCGTTGTGCTGGAGGGATATGGTTTCGTATTAAACGATACAATGGATGATTTCAGCCGCTCCCCTGGAGAACCTAACGTATATGGGCTTATCGGAGCGGAAGCAAATTCTATCCAGCCTGGAAAGACACCTCTTAGTTCCATGTCTCCTACCATTGTCCTCAAAAATGGAGAAACCTTTTTGGTTACGGGTGCGCCGGGTGGTTCTTATATCGTAAATGCGGTTTTGCAATCCATATTGTTTACACTAGACTTAAATCTTACTTTGTATGAGTCTGTTGCAAGAGGAAGGATCCATCATCAATTCTTTCCGGACGCACTTTCTATCGAAGGGCCTGCGACTGATACCGCCACGTTCAATCAGTTGAAGGCAAAAAAACACGAGGTAAGACTAGGCAATAATATGGCGAAACTATTTTGTGTAAAAAGAGAAAATGGAACATTATATGGTGCGGCTGACCCAAGGGGAGACGGAATCCCTGTGGGGGAATAA
- a CDS encoding ABC transporter ATP-binding protein: MNKALEIKNLVKTYAGGVQALKGIDLTVDEGDFFALLGPNGAGKSTTIGILSSLVNKTSGEVKIYGADIDTELTLAKSYIGVVPQEFNFNIFERVEQIVANQGGYYGLARKVAVERTHNYLSQLGLYEKRKEGAGRLSGGMKRRLMIARALVHNPKVLILDEPTAGVDIEFRRSLWDFLVKLNESGITIILTTHYLEEAENLCKKIAIIDQGKIVENTSMKELLVKLDSQTFVLDLKQPVSSTIDLNGFHLNKVDDLTLEVDIGKNNSLNELFRLLDKSGIQISSMRNKSNRLEELFLKLVEKKL, from the coding sequence ATGAACAAAGCCTTAGAGATAAAAAATTTGGTGAAGACCTATGCCGGAGGGGTGCAGGCCTTAAAAGGAATTGATCTGACTGTGGACGAAGGGGACTTTTTTGCCCTTTTAGGTCCAAACGGTGCGGGGAAGTCCACTACGATCGGTATCTTAAGTTCCTTAGTAAATAAAACTTCAGGAGAAGTGAAAATTTACGGAGCGGATATAGACACGGAACTCACATTAGCAAAATCTTATATTGGTGTAGTTCCCCAAGAATTCAATTTTAATATTTTCGAAAGAGTCGAACAAATAGTCGCCAATCAGGGCGGATATTACGGCCTCGCGAGAAAAGTAGCCGTAGAAAGGACTCATAATTATTTAAGCCAACTAGGACTTTACGAAAAAAGAAAGGAAGGTGCAGGAAGGCTTTCCGGTGGGATGAAAAGAAGGCTGATGATCGCAAGAGCCCTCGTCCATAATCCAAAAGTTCTGATCTTGGATGAACCGACTGCCGGAGTGGATATAGAATTTAGAAGATCTCTCTGGGATTTTTTAGTTAAACTAAACGAATCCGGGATCACAATCATTCTTACCACACATTACCTGGAAGAGGCAGAGAATCTTTGTAAAAAGATAGCAATCATCGATCAAGGAAAGATCGTAGAGAACACTTCCATGAAGGAACTTCTTGTAAAATTGGATTCACAAACATTTGTATTGGATCTAAAACAACCGGTTTCTTCTACAATCGACCTAAATGGTTTTCATTTGAATAAGGTGGATGATCTAACATTGGAAGTGGATATAGGTAAGAATAATTCATTAAACGAATTATTTCGACTTTTAGATAAAAGTGGGATCCAAATATCAAGTATGAGAAACAAATCCAATAGATTGGAGGAATTATTCTTGAAACTAGTGGAGAAAAAACTATGA
- the gshAB gene encoding bifunctional glutamate--cysteine ligase GshA/glutathione synthetase GshB has product MQPLKYKLEPGQKLDPNEFILKGFEDLEISTQIVIRDALNRGLEVEVLDRPSHFIRLNGQGITRLVKEASKTELDSYMTFLVMENKTVTKRILEESNILVPKGTAVSDLNSGLEFLNKNSDRKMVVKPVTTNFGIGISILPPSSSIEEKKKALEIALGFSETAIVEEFAEGNEYRFLVIGDECVAVCNRIPANVTGDGKKTIRELIEEKNSDPRRGVGHVTPLEKIRLDDTELNVLKESGRSPESVPSLGEIIFIRKNSNISTGGDSVDVTDIAHSSYKKLAVQAAKVVEAKICGVDIIVKDLESEGDYRILELNFNPVLYIHNYPYSGKNRKVGEKILDVLGYNS; this is encoded by the coding sequence CTGCAACCATTGAAATATAAACTGGAACCGGGACAAAAACTAGATCCGAACGAATTTATCCTAAAAGGGTTCGAGGATCTGGAAATTTCCACTCAAATCGTGATCCGAGACGCTCTTAACCGCGGATTAGAGGTGGAAGTTTTAGATCGTCCCAGTCATTTTATTCGCCTAAATGGCCAGGGAATCACCAGGCTCGTAAAAGAAGCCTCCAAAACGGAACTGGATTCTTATATGACTTTCCTTGTGATGGAAAACAAGACAGTTACTAAGCGTATTTTAGAAGAATCGAATATACTGGTTCCAAAAGGAACGGCAGTTTCAGATTTAAATTCTGGACTAGAATTTTTAAATAAAAACTCGGATAGAAAGATGGTAGTGAAACCTGTTACTACCAATTTCGGTATTGGGATTAGTATTCTTCCTCCTTCTTCTTCCATTGAAGAAAAGAAGAAGGCCCTGGAAATTGCACTTGGATTTTCGGAAACTGCCATTGTTGAGGAATTTGCAGAAGGCAATGAATATCGATTCTTAGTGATAGGTGATGAATGTGTCGCAGTATGCAATCGTATTCCTGCGAATGTAACAGGTGACGGCAAAAAGACCATCCGTGAACTGATCGAAGAAAAAAATTCAGATCCAAGAAGAGGAGTGGGGCATGTAACTCCTCTAGAAAAGATCCGCTTAGATGATACTGAGCTAAATGTTTTGAAAGAATCGGGTAGAAGTCCCGAATCGGTCCCGAGCCTAGGGGAAATTATTTTTATTCGTAAAAACTCCAATATCAGCACAGGCGGAGATTCTGTAGATGTGACTGATATTGCACATTCTTCTTATAAAAAATTAGCTGTACAAGCTGCGAAAGTCGTAGAAGCGAAGATTTGTGGAGTTGATATTATAGTAAAAGATCTGGAATCGGAAGGAGATTACAGGATCTTAGAATTGAACTTCAACCCTGTATTATATATTCATAATTATCCCTATTCGGGAAAGAATAGAAAGGTAGGAGAAAAAATCTTGGATGTATTAGGTTACAATTCCTAA
- the gshA gene encoding glutamate--cysteine ligase codes for MNRSAKTPVFPNLRHAVKAKHGLEKESMRIFFDGKIATTPHPESLGSSLTNHFIKTDFSEPQLEFATNPRPRIEAIVRELQDLHIFTSRHLKEEWIWPFSMPPILPKDDKDIPLGQYGHSFSGEWKTVYRKGLGLRYGRRMQTISGVHYNFSFSNLFLKQIFGKEIHSFTKEEVSELYLSVTRNFMRRVPEILYLTGATPVFDETFLPIPSDFPFVKHKEHTYYAPYATSLRMSEIGYTSKVQDELPINYNSLKEYIDGMCYAVSTPYPKYQPYGGIPNQLNDHYLQIENEFYSPIRPKQIPKNDERPLDALQSRGIQYIEIRCLDLQPESPTGIHKPSLGYIQMVLIDGLLKESKSIDQKEKLRIRENTKRIIWEGRKPGLKVLDDEGGEEDFLTRGKEFTQSLLPIAEELDRHTGKRFYQEILNIMNKRWDDPKCTPSGKLMDRILTEDWEFRDLGIHLAKENYRNQSQMELTPGKFAMFAKEVQKSLAEKVKIEESEKVKKNPTARICNH; via the coding sequence ATGAATCGATCCGCCAAAACTCCGGTATTTCCAAATTTACGTCATGCTGTAAAAGCAAAACACGGTTTGGAAAAGGAAAGTATGCGTATATTTTTCGACGGAAAAATCGCGACTACTCCTCATCCGGAATCATTGGGTTCCAGTCTTACGAACCATTTTATCAAGACTGATTTTTCGGAACCTCAACTCGAATTTGCCACGAATCCTCGACCACGAATCGAAGCGATCGTAAGAGAATTACAAGATTTGCATATATTCACTTCCAGGCATTTAAAAGAAGAATGGATATGGCCTTTTAGTATGCCTCCTATTCTGCCGAAAGATGATAAGGACATTCCTTTAGGACAGTATGGTCATTCTTTTTCTGGAGAATGGAAAACAGTCTATCGTAAAGGACTTGGTCTTCGTTATGGGAGAAGGATGCAAACCATCTCCGGAGTACATTATAATTTTTCTTTTTCGAATTTATTCTTAAAACAAATTTTTGGAAAAGAGATACATTCATTCACTAAAGAAGAAGTTTCGGAATTATATCTTTCTGTCACTCGCAACTTCATGAGAAGGGTGCCAGAAATTTTATATTTAACGGGAGCCACTCCTGTTTTCGATGAAACATTCTTGCCTATACCGAGCGATTTCCCATTCGTAAAACATAAGGAACACACGTACTATGCTCCTTATGCTACTTCCTTGAGAATGAGTGAGATAGGATATACAAGTAAGGTCCAAGATGAACTTCCTATCAATTATAATTCCTTAAAGGAATATATAGATGGGATGTGTTATGCAGTAAGTACTCCATATCCAAAATACCAGCCTTATGGTGGAATTCCAAACCAGCTTAACGATCATTATCTACAGATAGAGAACGAATTTTATTCTCCGATCCGACCTAAACAGATCCCAAAAAATGATGAAAGGCCATTGGATGCTCTTCAAAGTAGGGGAATCCAATACATAGAGATCCGATGTTTGGACCTTCAACCTGAATCTCCTACAGGAATCCATAAACCAAGCCTCGGTTATATACAGATGGTTCTTATAGATGGATTATTAAAAGAAAGTAAATCCATAGACCAAAAAGAGAAACTTAGGATCAGAGAAAATACTAAACGTATCATCTGGGAAGGAAGAAAGCCAGGCTTAAAAGTTTTGGATGATGAAGGCGGAGAAGAGGATTTCTTAACTCGCGGAAAAGAATTCACCCAAAGTCTTTTACCTATTGCAGAAGAATTGGATCGTCATACCGGAAAAAGATTCTACCAAGAAATTTTAAATATTATGAATAAACGTTGGGATGATCCAAAATGTACTCCTTCCGGAAAACTAATGGATAGGATCCTGACTGAAGATTGGGAGTTTAGAGATTTAGGCATCCATCTGGCAAAAGAGAATTATAGAAATCAATCACAGATGGAACTTACGCCGGGTAAATTCGCTATGTTTGCCAAAGAAGTCCAAAAGTCTTTGGCGGAAAAAGTCAAAATAGAAGAATCAGAAAAAGTAAAAAAGAATCCTACTGCAAGGATCTGCAACCATTGA
- a CDS encoding ABC transporter permease, giving the protein MNFEEKFNAFSTIVRKETVRILRIWIQTLIPPGITISLYFLIFGKLVGSQIGDVGGHTYIQFIVPGLVMMSVILNAYNNVVSSFFGAKFGKNIEELLVSPTPAYLIVLGYSIGGVIRGVLVGFIVTLVSLFFTEIKLYDTGIVIITVALSALMFSMGGFLNALYAKKFDDVTIIPTFILTPLTYLGGIFYSIKMLPDAWQIVSKFNPILYMVNAFRYGFLGVSDIDPLEAIGLLVVGTIFLYSLSVFLLSRGYGTRT; this is encoded by the coding sequence ATGAACTTCGAAGAAAAATTTAACGCATTCTCCACAATCGTCCGGAAAGAAACAGTTCGTATCCTAAGGATATGGATCCAAACATTAATTCCACCAGGCATTACGATTTCATTATACTTTCTGATCTTTGGAAAATTAGTGGGATCTCAGATCGGAGATGTGGGTGGTCATACCTATATCCAGTTTATAGTCCCTGGACTTGTAATGATGTCGGTGATACTGAATGCCTATAACAATGTAGTATCTTCTTTTTTTGGAGCAAAATTCGGAAAGAATATAGAAGAACTATTAGTTTCCCCTACTCCTGCTTATTTAATCGTTCTTGGATATTCCATTGGTGGAGTGATCCGAGGAGTTTTAGTAGGATTTATAGTAACACTGGTATCACTATTCTTCACTGAAATAAAATTATACGATACAGGAATCGTAATTATCACAGTAGCACTTTCCGCCTTAATGTTCTCCATGGGTGGATTTTTAAATGCACTCTATGCCAAAAAATTCGATGACGTTACGATCATTCCTACGTTCATACTAACACCTCTCACCTACTTGGGTGGAATATTCTATTCTATCAAAATGCTTCCAGATGCTTGGCAAATCGTTTCTAAATTCAACCCTATTCTCTATATGGTAAATGCTTTCCGTTACGGATTTTTAGGAGTAAGTGATATTGATCCATTAGAGGCGATCGGCCTTTTGGTGGTAGGTACAATTTTTCTATATTCCCTCTCCGTATTTTTACTTAGCCGCGGTTACGGAACTAGGACCTAA
- the grxD gene encoding Grx4 family monothiol glutaredoxin, producing the protein MEKELQDKIEELIASKKIFLFMKGTPDAPMCGFSAGVTNVLRSLGADYNSFNVLSDMSVREGIKEFANWPTIPQLYIDGEFIGGHDIVVEMARSGELQKKIGT; encoded by the coding sequence ATGGAAAAAGAATTACAAGATAAGATTGAAGAACTAATTGCTTCTAAAAAAATATTTCTGTTTATGAAGGGAACTCCTGATGCTCCAATGTGCGGTTTTTCTGCAGGAGTGACCAATGTTCTCAGAAGTCTGGGTGCAGATTATAATTCATTTAATGTTCTTTCCGACATGTCGGTCAGAGAAGGGATCAAAGAATTTGCAAACTGGCCAACTATTCCTCAGTTATACATTGACGGGGAATTTATCGGTGGTCATGACATAGTTGTAGAAATGGCAAGAAGCGGAGAACTTCAAAAAAAGATCGGCACTTAA
- a CDS encoding BolA/IbaG family iron-sulfur metabolism protein, translating into MTVQEIQEKIQAGLPGSEVEIQDPYNDGVHIKAIVKFSGFAGKSIVEQHRMVYATLKDELKAEVHALGLETKVS; encoded by the coding sequence ATGACTGTCCAAGAAATTCAGGAAAAAATCCAAGCCGGACTTCCGGGCTCGGAAGTAGAGATACAAGATCCGTACAATGACGGAGTACATATCAAAGCGATCGTAAAATTTTCCGGATTTGCCGGAAAATCCATCGTGGAACAACACAGAATGGTGTACGCCACATTAAAGGATGAGCTGAAGGCAGAAGTCCATGCTCTAGGACTTGAAACCAAGGTATCATAA